One window of Thioflexithrix psekupsensis genomic DNA carries:
- a CDS encoding type 1 pili tip component, producing the protein MKVQDLIKRWQEQAADPLAAQEYCIRLSVYDAARIAALADIYPGRTPTQLITELLHVALNELSEALPYVQGTKVIGEDECGDPIYEDVGPTPRFLALTHHYLEQMETNKR; encoded by the coding sequence ATGAAAGTACAAGATTTAATTAAGCGGTGGCAAGAACAAGCCGCAGACCCTTTAGCCGCCCAAGAGTATTGCATTCGTTTATCGGTTTACGATGCGGCGCGTATTGCGGCATTGGCCGATATTTACCCCGGACGCACGCCCACGCAGTTGATCACGGAATTGTTACACGTGGCCTTAAACGAATTAAGCGAGGCGTTGCCTTATGTGCAAGGGACAAAAGTAATAGGCGAAGATGAATGTGGCGACCCCATTTATGAAGATGTTGGGCCAACTCCGCGTTTTCTGGCTTTAACGCATCATTATTTGGAGCAAATGGAGACGAATAAGCGTTAA
- a CDS encoding carbohydrate kinase family protein, whose amino-acid sequence MSVLICGSFTYDTVMVLNDKFKFLNASIESSSGDFFYVIPDLRRQFGGCAGNIAYNLKMLGGDPLPMATIGMDFGQYAEWLDSQGISRTCIHPIAHSYTAQNFVTIDMEDNRITAFYAGAMAFSNFNPIAGKTHKVALATISLDNSEAMKVHALQLSEAGVPFLFDPGHAITEFDSNDLLSFVEQTRWVLLNAQQWAYMSKTTNLTAEDVASRVQALIITQGEKGAVIYAEGAKYQIPAAKAQAVNDTSTCGDAFCAGILYGLSKDIDWETTGRIAALMGAIKAEHHGSQTHRFTLEAFKARFKKNFGYALIV is encoded by the coding sequence ATGTCGGTATTAATTTGTGGTTCATTTACTTATGACACGGTCATGGTGTTAAATGATAAGTTTAAATTTTTAAATGCGTCGATTGAATCTTCTTCGGGGGATTTTTTCTACGTGATTCCGGATTTACGGCGACAATTTGGGGGGTGTGCGGGTAATATCGCTTATAACTTAAAAATGTTAGGCGGCGATCCCTTGCCAATGGCAACGATTGGAATGGATTTTGGACAATATGCCGAGTGGTTAGACAGTCAAGGGATTTCCCGCACGTGCATTCATCCCATTGCGCACAGTTACACGGCGCAAAATTTTGTCACCATTGATATGGAAGATAATCGTATAACGGCATTTTATGCCGGTGCGATGGCGTTTTCTAATTTTAATCCCATTGCGGGAAAAACCCATAAAGTGGCATTGGCCACGATTTCGTTGGATAATTCAGAAGCAATGAAAGTTCATGCCTTGCAACTGAGTGAAGCGGGCGTGCCATTTTTATTCGACCCCGGACATGCGATCACCGAATTTGATAGTAATGATCTGCTTAGTTTTGTAGAACAAACCCGTTGGGTTCTACTCAATGCGCAACAATGGGCGTATATGTCGAAAACCACGAATTTAACCGCAGAAGATGTGGCTTCGCGGGTGCAAGCCTTGATTATTACACAAGGTGAGAAAGGCGCGGTGATTTATGCTGAGGGCGCAAAATATCAAATTCCTGCGGCCAAAGCGCAAGCGGTCAATGATACTTCAACGTGTGGCGATGCGTTTTGTGCGGGGATTTTATACGGTTTATCCAAAGATATTGATTGGGAAACCACGGGACGAATTGCGGCATTAATGGGCGCAATTAAAGCCGAACATCACGGCTCTCAAACGCATCGCTTTACTTTAGAAGCGTTTAAGGCGCGTTTTAAAAAGAATTTTGGTTATGCGTTAATTGTCTAA
- a CDS encoding aminoglycoside phosphotransferase family protein — protein MSERLDALHHWLQYEITLDTPTDTPTLTLASSDASFRRYFRWHTAQGSYIVMDAPPPQEDCRPFVAVAQQLLAAGVRVPTIFACDVTRGFLLLTDFGDTVYLDVLNSERVDVLYEAALNMLLHIQHADPHQLPLYDATLLQREMALFVDWLLLQHLRLILSDADRAMLAQQFALLTESALCQPQVFVHRDYHSRNLMFSPEHPTTPGVLDFQDAVRGAITYDLVSLLRDCYIAWPEDRVIAWVRNYQEKLQQAGLMAEVDHATFLRWFDWMGVQRHLKASGIFARLYHRDGKIGYLADIPRTLDYIVTVCANYPELQPLGHFVTRRVLPVLQGEFTCMP, from the coding sequence ATGAGCGAACGTTTAGACGCTTTACACCATTGGTTGCAGTATGAAATTACACTGGATACGCCTACCGATACGCCTACATTAACCTTGGCCTCTAGTGATGCCAGTTTCCGTCGGTACTTTCGCTGGCACACGGCACAGGGCAGCTATATCGTCATGGATGCGCCGCCACCACAGGAAGATTGTCGGCCTTTTGTGGCTGTCGCGCAGCAATTGCTGGCGGCGGGCGTGCGCGTGCCAACGATTTTCGCCTGTGATGTGACACGGGGCTTTTTATTATTAACTGATTTTGGTGACACCGTTTATCTGGATGTGTTGAATTCTGAGCGCGTTGACGTATTGTATGAAGCGGCTTTGAACATGTTATTGCACATTCAGCACGCCGATCCCCATCAATTACCCCTTTACGATGCCACTTTATTGCAGCGGGAAATGGCTTTATTTGTCGATTGGCTGCTTTTACAACATTTGCGCCTTATTTTATCTGATGCGGATCGAGCGATGTTAGCGCAACAATTCGCTTTGTTGACCGAATCCGCGTTGTGCCAACCCCAAGTGTTTGTACATCGAGATTATCATTCGCGTAATCTAATGTTCTCTCCAGAACACCCCACCACACCGGGCGTTTTAGATTTTCAAGATGCAGTACGCGGCGCAATCACTTATGATCTGGTGTCATTGTTGCGCGATTGTTATATCGCGTGGCCAGAAGATCGGGTTATCGCGTGGGTGCGGAATTATCAGGAAAAATTGCAACAAGCAGGTTTAATGGCAGAAGTGGATCACGCGACTTTTTTACGTTGGTTTGATTGGATGGGCGTACAACGACATTTAAAAGCCAGTGGAATTTTTGCCCGCTTATATCATCGAGATGGCAAAATCGGTTATTTAGCCGATATTCCGCGCACTTTAGACTATATTGTCACCGTTTGTGCCAACTACCCAGAATTGCAACCGTTGGGACATTTTGTGACGCGACGAGTTTTACCGGTGTTGCAAGGAGAATTCACGTGTATGCCATGA
- the murU gene encoding N-acetylmuramate alpha-1-phosphate uridylyltransferase MurU: protein MILAAGRGERMRPLTDTLPKPLLKIGAYCLIEYHLLRLAAAGFNHVVINHAWLGAQIETALGDGQRYGLHIRYSPEGEALETGGGIVNALPLLGTGPFLVVNGDVWTDYPFTHLRHKKIDGLAHLVLVDNPAHHPQGDFALQQGIVQLSEQSRLTFSGLAIYQPKLFAGLTVSRFSVVPLLHKAITAGQVSGEHYQGEWDDIGTVARLQALRERKVTLPVD from the coding sequence ATGATTTTGGCCGCAGGACGCGGGGAAAGAATGCGCCCTTTAACCGATACGCTGCCCAAACCTTTGCTGAAAATTGGCGCATATTGTTTAATAGAATACCATTTGTTGCGTTTAGCGGCGGCGGGCTTTAATCATGTGGTGATTAATCATGCGTGGTTGGGGGCGCAGATTGAAACGGCTTTGGGCGATGGTCAACGGTATGGGCTGCACATTCGTTATTCGCCCGAAGGGGAAGCCTTAGAAACAGGCGGCGGTATCGTGAACGCCTTGCCGCTGTTGGGAACGGGGCCTTTTTTGGTGGTCAATGGCGATGTGTGGACGGATTATCCTTTTACGCATCTACGGCACAAGAAAATAGACGGTTTAGCGCATTTGGTTCTGGTCGATAACCCGGCACATCATCCACAGGGTGATTTTGCTTTGCAACAAGGAATAGTACAATTATCAGAACAATCTCGTTTAACATTCAGTGGCTTGGCGATTTATCAACCTAAATTATTTGCAGGATTAACGGTATCACGTTTTTCAGTTGTTCCCTTGTTGCACAAAGCGATCACGGCCGGACAAGTGAGTGGAGAGCATTATCAGGGAGAATGGGATGATATTGGGACAGTCGCTCGTTTGCAGGCGTTGCGAGAAAGAAAAGTGACTTTACCTGTGGATTAA
- a CDS encoding AAA family ATPase, whose amino-acid sequence MKFPYGMSNFNKLIKEGYFYVDRTDRIPLLEEAGQQLLFLRPRRFGKSLLLNMLSNYYDVANADEFETLFGHLAIGKNPTEKHNQYLVMTWDFSKVDARGTIEEIRRRLYGHVNNRIRDFAQAYQLDIEINDEDAVSSFDALLRATREQKRLLYLFIDEYDNFANEVMASKVHNNDRYADLVYGEGILKSLFKNVKAAAAGNGLDRVFITGVSPVIMADISSGYNVADNIYRNPEFNDLCGFTEIEIQKILNQVNQECQQRGELVDIETAMKTMRQFYNGYCFNQHDFTSVYNPTLALYFLKSLAQYCRYPDELLDHNLGMDRDRINYIAQLPNGPALIQRICDDSQQVIVPKLHDRFGVKDMLEQEQEEEALASLLYYLGVLTQDKVVVLGKLQLRIPNLVIRSLYVEKLRKLLLPDVQLSDFSQAKEQFFITGDLQPLCNFIQERLNIFSNRDYRWVNEFAIKTAFMMLLFDDRLYIVDSEPELKRQYADFTLIARPDMRKYEMLDHLMEFKFVKLSDVNLSGKEVQHLSEKTLQELPQVQAAFTAAFAQLETYKPILFERYGEDILRLQTTAVVAVGFERLVWRKAEE is encoded by the coding sequence ATGAAATTTCCTTATGGCATGAGCAATTTTAATAAATTGATTAAAGAAGGCTATTTTTATGTGGATCGGACAGATCGAATTCCGTTATTAGAGGAAGCGGGACAACAATTATTATTTTTACGTCCGCGCCGTTTTGGTAAAAGTTTATTGCTGAATATGTTATCGAATTATTACGATGTGGCTAATGCAGACGAATTTGAAACTTTATTTGGCCATTTAGCCATTGGCAAAAATCCTACTGAGAAACATAATCAATATTTGGTAATGACTTGGGATTTTTCCAAAGTAGATGCGCGAGGGACAATCGAAGAGATACGACGACGGCTTTATGGTCATGTTAATAACCGCATTAGAGATTTTGCTCAAGCCTATCAATTGGATATTGAAATTAATGATGAGGATGCGGTGTCATCATTTGATGCCCTATTGCGAGCTACACGCGAGCAAAAACGGTTGCTCTATCTTTTTATAGACGAATACGATAATTTTGCCAACGAAGTCATGGCTTCAAAAGTCCATAATAATGATCGTTATGCGGATTTAGTTTATGGCGAAGGCATTTTGAAATCATTATTTAAAAATGTAAAAGCGGCGGCTGCAGGTAATGGACTAGATCGGGTTTTTATTACGGGCGTTTCGCCTGTGATTATGGCGGATATTAGCAGTGGTTATAATGTGGCTGATAATATTTATCGCAATCCAGAATTTAATGATTTATGTGGGTTTACTGAAATTGAAATTCAGAAAATCTTAAATCAAGTGAATCAGGAATGTCAGCAACGCGGAGAATTAGTAGATATTGAAACGGCAATGAAAACCATGCGGCAATTTTATAATGGTTATTGTTTTAATCAGCATGATTTTACGTCGGTTTATAATCCTACCCTTGCGCTTTATTTTTTGAAAAGTTTAGCCCAATATTGCCGCTATCCTGATGAGTTATTAGACCATAATTTAGGCATGGATCGAGACCGTATTAATTATATCGCGCAATTGCCGAATGGCCCTGCATTAATTCAGCGAATTTGTGATGACAGTCAACAGGTTATCGTGCCGAAATTGCATGATCGGTTTGGGGTCAAAGATATGCTGGAGCAAGAGCAAGAAGAAGAAGCACTGGCTTCGTTGTTATATTATCTGGGCGTTTTAACACAAGATAAAGTTGTCGTGCTTGGCAAGCTCCAATTACGCATTCCTAATTTAGTGATTCGCAGTTTATATGTGGAGAAATTACGCAAATTATTATTACCCGATGTACAACTCAGTGACTTTAGTCAAGCAAAAGAACAATTCTTTATTACAGGCGATTTACAACCCTTATGTAATTTTATTCAAGAACGACTGAATATTTTTAGTAATCGTGATTATCGTTGGGTCAATGAATTTGCGATTAAAACGGCGTTTATGATGTTATTGTTTGATGATCGTTTATATATTGTCGATTCAGAACCTGAATTAAAACGGCAATATGCCGATTTTACTTTAATTGCACGGCCTGATATGCGTAAATATGAGATGCTAGATCATTTAATGGAGTTTAAATTTGTGAAATTAAGTGATGTGAATTTAAGCGGGAAAGAAGTGCAACATTTATCGGAGAAAACATTGCAAGAATTACCCCAAGTACAAGCTGCATTTACCGCCGCATTTGCGCAATTAGAAACGTATAAACCCATTTTATTTGAGCGTTATGGAGAGGATATATTGCGCTTGCAAACGACGGCCGTGGTAGCGGTTGGGTTTGAGCGGTTGGTGTGGCGGAAAGCGGAGGAATAA